DNA from Thermodesulfobacteriota bacterium:
TTGCTGGCCAAAGTTATGCTCGAGACGTGCAATAAATGATCCGGCGACATAGGATTATCCTGTCGAACTGGTTTTTAATCGTTACGGAATTGGAAGGCTTACCATGTTCGCTATCAGCGAATAATAATCATTTAGCTTTGAAATAATTTCTTGGTTAAAATAGAGAGCCACGGCCACAATCATGGCAGAAAGGATGGCATATTCTGCCATGGCCTGCCCTTTGTTCTGCCCGATCAGCTTAAAAATGGCGGCCGATATCAGCGTTTTTACTGACCTGAATTTCATGTATGGCAATCCGCTAAGTTCAGGTGTTTTTAAATTAAGATATTAGCAGTCTGGCATACCTGCTGAGATATTCATAATTCTTTTGATTTATCCACACCTATCAGTTTTCAAAATCCTTAACCGTAATATCTTTGCCCCTTTGTTTGGATGTATCTATGGTTTCCGCGCTCTTTTTGGTTTCTCCTCCCAGCTGGCCGCTGATAGCGCCAACGACTTCACGGATCTGCTTGCCGAACAGGGTATAAATACCGATTGCCGCGATGGCAATAAGGGCAACAATAATAATATATTCAGTCATTCCCTGCCCGTTTTTCCCCTTGACCAGCCTGGCTAATCTTTGCATTACCATTTGTTTTCCCTCCTTGCAAATCCTTCGCTTTTAAGCGAAAATTGAAATAGCGTTTTTGTATCGACGATTGACTTTATCTTTGATAGTATGAAAATATAAAAATATCATATAATTAACAGGCGTATTTGTCAAGGTTTAAGTTGACATGTTTTTAGCCGTTCACTATTTGAAACTTGAGATTATAGAGCAGAAATTCGGGAGGGATGACCCATGCTTTGCCTCTGGCTTCGCAGGGCAAGACCCGGGCACAACCGTGAACTGTGAATCGACAACTTTGAACGGCTACAAGGCATGAAGGTCAAACTGCCAATTTCTATTTTCTATTTTCAACATTTCATAAACCCTTACATTAATAAAATGACAGAAAATTTTCAAATGCAACATCCGGCGAGGTAAGACAAGTTTAAAAATACTGCGTCGGCTTTATTATGGCTTGAATCAAAAAAGCTTATGAAACAGCTACTGATCAACAAGATGGTCAAAAATATAATTCTAAAAAAAATCAGAGTATATGTCATTCCGGTCATGGTAATGCTGATAGCCGTCACAGCCGGTGTTGACAACTGTCTTAAGGAAATTAAAATCCTGCAATTAATCGGAGGGACCGATGATATTACCCTGTTTGAAAATAATTTTAAGCATGTCAGACGCATACTGCCACCCTTTAGCGTCATCGGATATTATTCAGATAAAAAATACGATCCAAGGACGTTTTTTATGACCATATATACTCTGTCACCCAGGATAGTTGTTCGGGAAATTGAGCATCCTTTTGTAATAGGCAGTTTCAGCAGGTTTACAAATCCTGATGAATTTGCAAAAGCCAACAACCTGTCAATTATGGAAACGTTTGATAAGAGTATTGTGCTGTTCAAAAAAAGGAGAGAGTGATGATGCTCTTGATATCGTTGGCCGTACCGATTGCAGCGGCCTTTTTTATAGTAAGCATGGTGTGGCCGGAAAAAGACTTTTTTAAGTCGGATTTTGCGGTCAAAATCTGCCTGTCCATCGGTCTGGGGTTGGGACTTGCATCCTGGCTTTTCTTCATCTGCCTTGTACTTTTCGGATCTGTGACAAAATATTTTATCGTGTTTGATTTTATATTACTTACAGCCTCTTTCATTATTTTTTCATACAAAAAAAAGAACCTCTTTCATTCTAAGCTGAAATTCGAGTTCGTATCACCAGACAGGAAATATTTTCATTATTTTTTGTATGCCGGTTTTATTATCCTATCCTTAATTACCATTATTTCATTTATTCTCCGGGTGTTAAACGCCCCTCATGGGAGCTGGGATGCCTGGAACATATATAACCTGGGAGCCAGGTTCATATTCCGGGGAGCTGCCGAATGGACATCGGCATTTTCGAACCAATATAGCTGGACTTTACCTGATCATCCTTTATTAATTTCAGTAGGTGTTGCAAGAGTCTGGAACTATGTGGGCAATGAAACCCTTATTGCTCCAATCTTGCAGGCATTTCTGTTTACATCTGCCACGGTCATGCTGATGGTTTTTTCACTTTCAAGGCTGCAGAACAAAAATCAGGGGTTGATTGCAGGCATGGTATTGCTTGGGACACCGTTTTTTAGTTATAATGGTTCATCCTTGATTGCAGACGTACCTGTTAGCTTTTATATTCTTGCAACACTTGTCCTGTATTGTCTTATAGACGAAAGGTATAAGAAAAAATCGGGGCTTGTTTTATTATGCGGGACTGTGGCTGGATTTGCTGCGTGGACAAAAGATGAGGGGCTTCTTTTGATAGCATCAATTTTTATTGCCCGCTTTATTGTTGTTACACTGCAAAAGGGCCTTGGGGCTTTTTTAAAAGAGGCAGTAATATTTTCAGCAGGGTTGACTCCTGTCCTGATAATTATTGCTTATTTTAAATTCCTGCTTGTTTCCCAAAACATCGTGTATCTGAAAGATCAACTAGCACCAGCGACAATGCATATTTTCAATCAGGACTTTAATACCCTTTTTAATAGTCTGACCGATATTTCAAAATATATAATTATAGGCAAGACATTTCTCGTCAAGTTTTATGATCTTGAAAAATGGATGCTGATTGTATTCCCTGTATTTATCCTGCTTATGGGGCGATCAGATAAAAAACGGAACAATCCGGTCATATATACTTCCCTGTTGATATTAATGATTATGTTATGTGGCTATTTTACCGTTTATCTGGTTTATCCTCTCGATAATTTGGAATGGCTTTTAGAGGTAACAACTAAACGACTTTTGCTTCAAATACTGCCGGGTTCAATATTTGTTTTTTTCTTATCATCGCCGCATCCGGAGAAACGACGTAGGAAGGTTCCAGGCTGCTACCGTTTGTCCGCTATCTGTTCTATGTTGAAATTTTTGAAAAATCGGCAAATTTTCCGAAAAGCGCTGCAATGCAGCCCAGAAGTGCCAGCCGGTTGTGTTGAATTTTCTTGTTTTCAGCCATTACCATAACCCCGTCGAAAAAATCATCCACCACGCCACGCAGTGACGCAATATCAAGCAGGGCCTGATCAAAAAATCCCTGATTCATCTTTTCTGTCACACTGTTTTCAACCTTCTTATAGGCGGATAAAAGCGCAGACTCGCTTTCATGTTCGAACAGATTTTGCTTCACTTCTCCTGCTTTGGGCGGTGTTTTGATATTACCCGATTTTTTAATAATATTTACCACCCGTTTAAATGTGATTGCCAGGGGCTCAAAATCTTCCTCGGCCTTCAGTCTTTCCAGTACGACTGCTCTGTTGTAAACATCCGGCACATTATCTGCTGAAGCACTGATCACAGCGGCGATTACATCTTTTGAATATCCTTTTTCAGCCAGTAGATGAGCCATGCGGTTTTTCAGGAATGTGTATACCTTTTCAGCCACATTGTCTTTTACCTTTATCCCTTTCGCGCTCAACAGGTTCAAACTTTGGTCAATGAGACTTTTTATGGAAAATAAAAATCCTTTATCGTTTATGATCTGAATTATGCCTATGCCCTGACGCCTCAAAGCATACGGATCTGAAGCACCGGTGGGAATAAGGCCCACACTGAAACAACCGCAAATGGAATCGATTTTATCGGCAATGCTCAACACAGCGCCTGTCATTGTTTCCGGAAGCACCCCTCCCGAACGGGTGGGTCTGTAATGTTCCTCAATGGCGGCACAAACTGTAGGAAGTTCTCCGGCAATTTCTGCATAAACCCGCCCCATCACACCCTGCAGTTTGGGAAATTCAACCACCACATTGCTCACCAGATCCGATTTGCACAGTGTGGCCGCTCTGGCAGCCTGCATCTTTAAATCTGAATCGCCTTTTTTTAAATTAAGGCCGGAATCCACATTTTCGGCGACAAACTCCGCAATCCCGCG
Protein-coding regions in this window:
- a CDS encoding glycosyltransferase family 39 protein, which gives rise to MLNAPHGSWDAWNIYNLGARFIFRGAAEWTSAFSNQYSWTLPDHPLLISVGVARVWNYVGNETLIAPILQAFLFTSATVMLMVFSLSRLQNKNQGLIAGMVLLGTPFFSYNGSSLIADVPVSFYILATLVLYCLIDERYKKKSGLVLLCGTVAGFAAWTKDEGLLLIASIFIARFIVVTLQKGLGAFLKEAVIFSAGLTPVLIIIAYFKFLLVSQNIVYLKDQLAPATMHIFNQDFNTLFNSLTDISKYIIIGKTFLVKFYDLEKWMLIVFPVFILLMGRSDKKRNNPVIYTSLLILMIMLCGYFTVYLVYPLDNLEWLLEVTTKRLLLQILPGSIFVFFLSSPHPEKRRRKVPGCYRLSAICSMLKFLKNRQIFRKALQCSPEVPAGCVEFSCFQPLP